The following are encoded together in the Glycine soja cultivar W05 chromosome 5, ASM419377v2, whole genome shotgun sequence genome:
- the LOC114412794 gene encoding uncharacterized protein LOC114412794, translating into MAGKGVSSVAKAVAEYQYPWREKLGKYKDELAKGVWGYWELGAWKPLSISARHRARIRKEVLLAGEDWPYDPERKEMKTRRKGHKCDRISAEKRANTAKLMEKMPQMLLDYKKRRWQKKMKEEDKGKL; encoded by the coding sequence ATGGCGGGCAAAGGTGTTAGTTCGGTGGCTAAGGCGGTAGCAGAATATCAGTATCCTTGGCGTGAGAAGTTGGGGAAATATAAGGATGAGCTTGCCAAGGGTGTGTGGGGATACTGGGAGCTGGGGGCATGGAAGCCGCTGAGTATCAGTGCTCGGCATCGTGCTAGAATTCGCAAGGAAGTCCTCCTTGCTGGGGAAGATTGGCCCTACGATCCTGaaaggaaggagatgaagaCCAGGAGGAAAGGACACAAATGTGATAGGATTTCTGCCGAAAAGCGCGCAAACACAGCGAAGTTGATGGAGAAGATGCCCCAGATGTTGCTGGATTACAAGAAGAGAAGGtggcagaagaagatgaaggaggaagacaAGGGAAAACTTTGA
- the LOC114412795 gene encoding hydroxyproline O-galactosyltransferase GALT2-like, which produces MKRAKSDPPNSRRFRLSHFLFGIGVLYLLFVSCKFPQFLRIVSTLSGDESEDRLEGAAVGDSEDSDLSKSFVSSVYKDAFHRRLEDNRDQGAPLRPNTEPRKEEERFPESPKQIPPRYGRITGKIMREYKRTNDLSVLERMADEAWILGLKAWKDVDKVDEKGSIKNSILDGKPESCPSWVSMNGDELIKGDNLMFLPCGLAAGSSITVVGTPHYAHKEYVPQLAKTKRGGGLVSVSQFMVELQGLKSVDGEDPPKILHLNPRIRGDWSKQPVIEHNTCYRMHWGTSQRCDGLPSGDEEEMLVDGYKRCEKWMRNDIIDSKESKTTSWFKRFIGREQKPEMTWPFPLVEGRMFVLTLRAGVDGYHINIGGRHVTSFPYRTGFTLEDATGLAIKGDVDVHSIYATSLPTSHPSFSPQRVLEMSETWKARPLPKHPIKLFIGVLSASNHFAERMAVRKTWMQSAAIKSSDVVARFFVALNPRTEVNAVLKKEAAYFGDIVILPFMDRYELVVLKTVSISEFGIQNVTAAYVMKCDDDTFIRVDTVLREIEKVPQEKSLYMGNLNLRHRPLRNGKWAVTYEEWAEEVYPPYANGPAYVISSDIVTFILSQHKDRKLKLFKMEDVSMGMWVERYNNTMAAVQYSHNWKFCQYGCMEGYFTAHYQSPRQMICLWDKLSRGRARCCNFR; this is translated from the exons ATGAAGAGAGCGAAAAGTGATCCTCCCAACTCGAGGAGGTTTAGATTGTCTCATTTTTTGTTTGGCATTGGGGTGTTGTACTTGTTGTTTGTGTCATGCAAGTTTCCACAGTTTTTGAGAATTGTATCAACGTTAAGTGGGGATGAGAGTGAAGATAGGTTGGAGGGGGCAGCTGTTGGGGACTCTGAAGATTCAGATTTGAGCAAGTCTTTTGTGAGTTCTGTTTATAAAGATGCATTTCATAGGAGATTGGAAGATAATAGGGACCAGGGTGCCCCCTTGAGACCAAACACGGAGCCAAGGAAGGAGGAAGAGCGTTTTCCGGAGTCTCCGAAGCAGATTCCACCACGATATGGTAGGATAACTGGGAAGATAATGCGGGAATATAAGAGGACCAATGATTTGTCTGTGCTTGAGAGAATGGCGGATGAGGCGTGGATATTAGGGTTGAAGGCTTGGAAGGACGTAGATAAGGTTGACGAGAAGGGGTCGATAAAAAACTCCATCCTTGATGGAAAGCCCGAGTCATGCCCTTCTTGGGTGTCAATGAATGGGGATGAGTTGATTAAAGGAGATAATTTGATGTTTCTTCCCTGTGGGCTTGCAGCTGGTTCTTCAATCACTGTGGTGGGGACACCCCATTATGCTCATAAGGAGTATGTTCCCCAGCTTGCCAAGACGAAGAGAGGCGGAGGATTGGTTTCAGTTTCCCAATTCATGGTTGAATTGCAAGGGCTGAAGTCAGTGGATGGGGAGGATCCTCCAAAGATCCTTCACTTGAATCCCCGAATAAGGGGGGATTGGAGCAAACAGCCAGTAATTGAGCATAATACCTGTTACCGAATGCACTGGGGAACCTCTCAAAGATGTGATGGTCTGCCGTCTGGGGATGAAGAAGAAATGCTTG TTGATGGATACAAACGGTGTGAGAAATGGATGCGGAATGACATTATAGACTCTAAAGAGTCCAAGACGACATCCTGGTTTAAGCGGTTTATAGGGCGTGAGCAAAAGCCAGAAATGACCTGGCCATTTCCTTTAGTAGAGGGCAGAATGTTTGTCCTTACATTGCGTGCTGGTGTTGATGGATACCATATTAATATTGGGGGTCGCCATGTAACTTCATTTCCATATCGGACT GGATTTACACTCGAGGATGCTACAGGATTGGCAATTAAAGGGGATGTGGATGTTCATTCAATTTATGCTACTTCTCTTCCTACTTCCCATCCAAGTTTCTCACCTCAAAGAGTACTGGAAATGTCAGAGACCTGGAAAGCCAGACCTTTACCTAAACATCCTATTAAACTTTTTATTGGAGTTCTTTCAGCTTCAAATCACTTTGCAGAACGTATGGCAGTTAGAAAGACATGGATGCAATCAGCTGCAATCAAGTCTTCAGATGTAGTAGCACGGTTCTTTGTTGCACTG AATCCAAGAACGGAAGTAAATGCAGTGCTGAAGAAGGAGGCTGCTTACTTTGGTGATATTGTCATTTTGCCCTTTATGGACCGCTATGAGCTTGTTGTGCTTAAAACTGTGTCCATTAGTGAGTTTGGG ATTCAGAATGTGACTGCTGCATATGTTATGAAATGTGATGATGATACATTTATTAGGGTTGATACTGTCTTGAGAGAAATTGAGAAGGTACCCCAGGAAAAGTCCCTTTATATGGGCAATCTCAATCTTCGGCATCGGCCTCTGAGAAATGGCAAATGGGCAGTCACTTATGAG GAATGGGCAGAAGAAGTATATCCTCCTTATGCAAATGGGCCGGCATATGTAATTTCCAGTGATATTGTTACTTTCATCCTATCTCAACACAAGGATAGGAAACTAAAG CTGTTTAAAATGGAGGATGTAAGCATGGGAATGTGGGTTGAGCGATATAACAATACCATGGCAGCAGTCCAGTACTCCCACAATTGGAAGTTTTGTCAGTATGGATGCATGGAGGGCTACTTCACTGCACATTACCAATCACCAAGGCAGATGATCTGTCTTTGGGACAAATTGTCTAGAGGCCGAGCTCGTTGTTGCAACTTCAGATGA
- the LOC114412796 gene encoding probable mediator of RNA polymerase II transcription subunit 19b isoform X2 yields MDLEGKKFGKGNREFGSTRGLINQNRLWPYYKFFCKKSLPVSISETHYLHNVVGDTKIRKGEGMELDQLCKNMDTSEKKTCMCPFDLDVLSEAFHMRDMNPVHLSSKGLPNAVPKLENQSRDHERKNKKVKDKGEKYRKQKHRLHRINNGSCIENIRIRPHDPHPLQLKNQQDKKRRAETSNNDPSVCKR; encoded by the exons ATGGATCTTGAGGGCAAAAAATTTGGGAAGG GCAATAGAGAATTTGGAAGTACTCGTGGTCTCATAAATCAGAATAGACTTTGGCCCTACTATAAATTCTTCTGCAAGAAGTCACTCCCAGTGTCAATTTCAGAGACACATTATCTTCACAATGTGGTGGGTGACACAAAAATCAGGAAGGGAGAAGGAATGGAACTGGATCAGCTCTGTAAAAACATGGACACGAGTGAGAAAAAAACTTGCATGTGTCCTTTTGACTTGGATGTACTAAGTGAAGCTTTCCATATGAGGGATATGAATCCAGTCCACCTTTCTTCT AAGGGGCTACCAAATGCAGTGCCCAAATTAGAGAACCAGTCTAGAGATCATGAGaggaagaacaaaaaggtcAAAGATAAAGGTGAGAAGTATAGGAAGCAGAAGCATAGATTACATCGAATAAATAATGGAAGTTGTATAGAGAACATCCGAATTAGACCCCATGATCCTCATCCCTTGCAGTTGAAGAACCAACAAGACAAG AAAAGGAGGGCAGAGACAAGCAACAATGATCCTTCTGTTTGCAAGCGATAA
- the LOC114412796 gene encoding probable mediator of RNA polymerase II transcription subunit 19b isoform X1 has protein sequence MDLEGKKFGKGNREFGSTRGLINQNRLWPYYKFFCKKSLPVSISETHYLHNVVGDTKIRKGEGMELDQLCKNMDTSEKKTCMCPFDLDVLSEAFHMRDMNPVHLSSKGLPNAVPKLENQSRDHERKNKKVKDKGEKYRKQKHRLHRINNGSCIENIRIRPHDPHPLQLKNQQDKVCSQSFIPLFCVVCLTLN, from the exons ATGGATCTTGAGGGCAAAAAATTTGGGAAGG GCAATAGAGAATTTGGAAGTACTCGTGGTCTCATAAATCAGAATAGACTTTGGCCCTACTATAAATTCTTCTGCAAGAAGTCACTCCCAGTGTCAATTTCAGAGACACATTATCTTCACAATGTGGTGGGTGACACAAAAATCAGGAAGGGAGAAGGAATGGAACTGGATCAGCTCTGTAAAAACATGGACACGAGTGAGAAAAAAACTTGCATGTGTCCTTTTGACTTGGATGTACTAAGTGAAGCTTTCCATATGAGGGATATGAATCCAGTCCACCTTTCTTCT AAGGGGCTACCAAATGCAGTGCCCAAATTAGAGAACCAGTCTAGAGATCATGAGaggaagaacaaaaaggtcAAAGATAAAGGTGAGAAGTATAGGAAGCAGAAGCATAGATTACATCGAATAAATAATGGAAGTTGTATAGAGAACATCCGAATTAGACCCCATGATCCTCATCCCTTGCAGTTGAAGAACCAACAAGACAAGGTTTGCTCTCAGTCCTTTATCCCACTCTTCTGTGTGGTGTGTCTTACgttaaattaa